A region from the Hydrogenimonas sp. genome encodes:
- a CDS encoding amino acid permease, with amino-acid sequence MEMKEHSAQQGTSAYKAGTLSLIGAVSMGTGVMIGAGILALTGQIAELAGSLFPLAFAAAAVVTAFSAYSYVKLSNAYPSAGGIAMFLQKAYGRGVVTAAGALLMYFSMVINQSLVAKTFGAYTIQLFDVEPSNWIVSSLGVVLLLFAFLLNISGNRAIGLFSLLMAVLKIGGIVLFAAAGLWLSGFEPVVSSVAAAESSVSGFLAAMALAILAYKGFTTITNSGSEIVNPHRNVGLAIIISIAICVVVYILVALAVAGSLGLSEIVAAKDYALAEAARPAFGDFGLTFTVILAIVATSSGVIASIFAVSRMLAMLTEMKLVPHRHFGMPGTVLNHTLVYTITIAIFLTIFFDLSRIASLGAIFYLLMDIAIHWGVLRHLRKEIGANIFILSAAIGFDLLVLLAFLIVKASTDVVVLYAAAAAIFFIFAAERIFLRKGIEESAES; translated from the coding sequence ATGGAAATGAAGGAACACTCTGCGCAGCAGGGGACGTCGGCTTACAAAGCGGGCACTCTTTCACTCATAGGTGCCGTCTCTATGGGTACAGGTGTGATGATAGGTGCCGGCATACTGGCATTGACCGGGCAGATTGCCGAGCTTGCGGGTTCACTCTTTCCGCTCGCGTTTGCAGCCGCGGCGGTCGTTACGGCTTTCAGCGCCTACTCTTATGTGAAGCTTTCAAACGCATACCCCTCTGCGGGCGGAATCGCCATGTTTTTGCAGAAGGCTTACGGAAGAGGGGTCGTGACAGCAGCCGGAGCGCTGCTGATGTATTTCTCGATGGTGATCAACCAGAGTCTCGTGGCGAAAACCTTTGGGGCATACACCATTCAGCTTTTCGATGTGGAACCCTCAAACTGGATAGTCTCCTCGCTTGGAGTAGTGCTCCTGCTTTTTGCATTTCTTCTCAACATTTCCGGAAACAGAGCTATCGGTCTCTTTTCGCTGTTGATGGCCGTTTTGAAGATAGGAGGTATCGTACTCTTCGCCGCGGCAGGTCTCTGGCTCTCCGGTTTCGAACCTGTGGTCAGCAGTGTCGCGGCCGCAGAGAGTTCGGTATCCGGATTTCTCGCCGCGATGGCTCTTGCTATTCTGGCCTACAAAGGGTTTACCACCATTACCAACAGCGGTTCAGAGATTGTAAACCCTCACCGAAACGTCGGGCTGGCGATTATTATCTCCATAGCCATATGCGTGGTGGTCTATATTCTTGTAGCTCTGGCTGTGGCGGGGAGCCTCGGACTTTCAGAGATAGTGGCCGCCAAAGATTACGCTCTGGCGGAAGCCGCACGTCCCGCTTTCGGAGACTTCGGTCTCACTTTTACCGTCATCCTTGCGATAGTGGCTACATCTTCCGGCGTCATCGCCAGCATATTCGCCGTATCCCGCATGTTGGCGATGCTGACCGAGATGAAACTGGTGCCGCACAGACATTTCGGAATGCCTGGAACCGTTTTGAACCATACTCTTGTCTATACGATAACGATCGCGATATTTCTGACCATATTTTTCGATCTGAGCCGTATCGCATCTCTCGGTGCAATCTTCTATCTGCTGATGGATATAGCGATTCACTGGGGTGTATTGAGACATCTGAGAAAAGAGATCGGGGCCAATATCTTCATATTGAGCGCGGCGATCGGGTTCGATCTGCTGGTTCTGTTGGCCTTTTTGATTGTGAAAGCTTCGACCGATGTAGTGGTGCTTTATGCCGCAGCGGCCGCTATATTTTTCATATTCGCGGCGGAGAGGATCTTTTTGAGAAAAGGGATAGAGGAGTCGGCGGAAAGTTGA
- a CDS encoding nitrous oxide reductase maturation protein NosD produces MYRRNRSEKFKPVREYAAKFFAILFLISAFYASALDAQTLQSVIDNAEAGSAIELPAGRFYGPITIRKPLILKGQGAATVIDGNFSGTVIKILSPDVTLENVSIRRSGKQRHSLDAAIFVGGAKRVRISRCSIKESLFGIILSRTDSSAITDNNISSYEESVVDNRGDGIRLWLSDGNIIEGNRLTLSRDLSLMRSNHNVIDSNIVERSRYGVLLQMCEDTRVVGNEILSNYVGIMSVGSKDVQIEKNLVVKTLLETGVGVVIRGGGVHRVLHNTIMRHAQAFYIDSSPAETGMKRYIEYNRIALNNEAFHFHAIIKNNTIRNNNITDNLTEVVKNIKHTRSYDNNISMNYWDSYAGFDMDSDGIGDTPFNILIYADQLWQFDHHLKFFYTSPIFSIIDFIERLAPFSEPVLLMRDDSPRIFPVENAGAAKR; encoded by the coding sequence ATGTATAGACGGAATAGAAGCGAGAAGTTCAAGCCTGTGCGGGAATATGCCGCAAAGTTCTTTGCAATACTCTTTTTGATATCGGCTTTTTACGCATCCGCACTCGATGCGCAGACCCTGCAGTCTGTAATTGACAACGCCGAGGCCGGATCAGCCATAGAGCTTCCGGCCGGCAGGTTCTACGGCCCGATAACGATCCGAAAACCTCTGATCCTGAAAGGTCAAGGCGCCGCGACCGTCATAGACGGAAATTTCAGCGGTACAGTCATAAAAATTCTCTCTCCCGACGTCACCTTAGAAAATGTTTCGATACGCCGCAGCGGAAAGCAGCGCCACTCTCTGGATGCCGCTATTTTCGTAGGCGGGGCAAAACGTGTCAGGATCAGCCGATGTTCCATAAAGGAGTCGCTTTTCGGAATAATTCTCTCAAGAACGGACAGCTCGGCCATAACCGACAACAATATATCCTCCTATGAAGAGAGTGTTGTCGACAACAGGGGTGACGGAATAAGACTCTGGTTATCCGACGGCAACATCATAGAGGGAAACAGGCTGACTCTAAGCAGGGATCTCTCTCTTATGCGCTCGAATCACAACGTGATAGACTCAAACATAGTGGAGCGGAGCCGTTACGGCGTTTTGCTGCAGATGTGTGAAGATACAAGGGTTGTCGGAAACGAGATTCTCTCAAACTATGTCGGAATCATGAGTGTCGGTTCGAAAGATGTGCAGATAGAGAAGAACCTGGTTGTAAAAACTCTTCTCGAAACCGGGGTCGGAGTTGTGATAAGGGGCGGGGGTGTGCACAGAGTTTTACACAACACGATTATGAGGCACGCCCAGGCATTCTACATCGACAGCTCCCCGGCGGAAACCGGAATGAAGCGCTATATCGAGTACAACAGGATAGCGCTGAACAATGAGGCTTTCCACTTCCATGCGATAATTAAGAACAACACTATTAGAAACAACAACATAACCGACAACCTGACCGAGGTGGTAAAAAACATAAAACATACCAGGAGTTACGACAACAATATCTCCATGAACTACTGGGACAGCTACGCCGGTTTCGATATGGACAGCGACGGCATCGGAGATACGCCGTTCAATATTCTGATATATGCGGATCAGCTGTGGCAGTTCGACCACCATCTCAAGTTTTTCTATACATCTCCTATTTTTTCGATCATCGACTTCATCGAAAGGCTCGCACCCTTCAGCGAACCTGTTCTGCTTATGAGAGACGACAGCCCCAGAATTTTCCCCGTTGAAAATGCAGGCGCCGCAAAAAGATAG